In Tamandua tetradactyla isolate mTamTet1 chromosome 7, mTamTet1.pri, whole genome shotgun sequence, the following are encoded in one genomic region:
- the LETMD1 gene encoding LETM1 domain-containing protein 1 isoform X5 gives MALSRLCWVRAAFWGSAVIPGPFVIRRLQLGRPGLVWGIPRSSKLHLSPKADSKNLISYLVTKTKVINEKYHRFLGRHFPRFYILYTIFMKVPPRRHQVPFPGYHFHSTLCQLPGLLANIQHGIHPAITDIMALRECFSNHPLGMNQLQALQMKALSRAMLLTPYLPPFFLRHRLKTHITVIHQLDKALTRLGIGHLTAQEVKSACYLRGLNSTHIAEDRCRTWLGEWLQISCSLKEAELSLLLHNMVLLSINYIGTRH, from the exons ATGGCGCTCTCCAGGTTGTGCTGGGTTCGGGCTGCTTTTTGGGGCTCAGCGGTCATTCCTGGACCTTTTGTCATCCGGAGGCTGCAGCTTGGTCGCCCTGGCCTAGTCTGGGGAATCCCTCG GTCTTCAAAGCTTCATCTCTCTCCAAAGGCAGACTCGAAGAATTTGATCTCTTATCTGGTAACCAAGACAAAAGTGATTAATGAGAAATACCATCGTTTCTTGGGTCGTCATTTCCCCCGCTTCTATATCCTGTACACAATCTTCATGAAAG TTCCGCCAAGACGTCACCAAGTGCCTTTTCCTGGGTATCATTTCCATTCCACCCTTTGCCAACTACCTGGTCTTCTTGCTAAT ATACAGCACGGTATCCACCCAGCAATAACTGATATTATGGCTTTGAGAGAATGTTTCTCCAACCATCCTCTAGGCATGAACCAGCTCCAGGCTTTGCAAATG AAAGCTTTGAGCCGGGCCATGCTTCTCACACCTTACCTGCCTCCTTTCTTCTTGAGACACCGTTTGAAGACTCATATCACTGTGATTCACCAACTGGACAAAGCTTTGACCCGGCTGGGGATTGGCCACTTGACTGCTCAGGAAGTGAAATCG GCTTGTTATCTCCGTGGCCTGAATTCTACCCATATTGCTGAAGACAGGTGTCGAACTTGGCTGGGAGAATGGCTGCAGATTTCCTGTAGCCTGAAAG AAGCCGAACTGTCCCTTTTGCTGCACAATATGGTCCTGCTTTCCATCAACTACATTGGGACAAGGCATTGA
- the LETMD1 gene encoding LETM1 domain-containing protein 1 isoform X1, producing the protein MALSRLCWVRAAFWGSAVIPGPFVIRRLQLGRPGLVWGIPRSSKLHLSPKADSKNLISYLVTKTKVINEKYHRFLGRHFPRFYILYTIFMKGLQMLWADAKKARRIKTNMWKHNIKFHQLSYREMEHLRQFRQDVTKCLFLGIISIPPFANYLVFLLMYLFPRQLLIRHFWTSKQQIDFLDIYHALRKQSHPEILSSLERAIPLISDAGLRWHLTELYAKIQHGIHPAITDIMALRECFSNHPLGMNQLQALQMKALSRAMLLTPYLPPFFLRHRLKTHITVIHQLDKALTRLGIGHLTAQEVKSACYLRGLNSTHIAEDRCRTWLGEWLQISCSLKEAELSLLLHNMVLLSINYIGTRH; encoded by the exons ATGGCGCTCTCCAGGTTGTGCTGGGTTCGGGCTGCTTTTTGGGGCTCAGCGGTCATTCCTGGACCTTTTGTCATCCGGAGGCTGCAGCTTGGTCGCCCTGGCCTAGTCTGGGGAATCCCTCG GTCTTCAAAGCTTCATCTCTCTCCAAAGGCAGACTCGAAGAATTTGATCTCTTATCTGGTAACCAAGACAAAAGTGATTAATGAGAAATACCATCGTTTCTTGGGTCGTCATTTCCCCCGCTTCTATATCCTGTACACAATCTTCATGAAAG GATTGCAGATGTTATGGGCTGATGCCAAAAAGGCTAGAAGAATAAAGACAAATATGTGGAAGCACAATATAAAGTTTCATCAACTTTCATATCGGGAGATGGAGCATTTGAGACAG TTCCGCCAAGACGTCACCAAGTGCCTTTTCCTGGGTATCATTTCCATTCCACCCTTTGCCAACTACCTGGTCTTCTTGCTAAT gtACCTGTTTCCCAGGCAACTACTCATCCGGCATTTCTGGACCTCAAAGCAACAAATTGATTTCTTAGATATTTATCATGCTCTCCGAAAGCAGTCCCACCCAGAAATCCTTAGTAGTTTAGAAAGGGccatccctctcatttctgatgcaGGACTCCGGTGGCATCTGACAGAGCTGTATGCCAAG ATACAGCACGGTATCCACCCAGCAATAACTGATATTATGGCTTTGAGAGAATGTTTCTCCAACCATCCTCTAGGCATGAACCAGCTCCAGGCTTTGCAAATG AAAGCTTTGAGCCGGGCCATGCTTCTCACACCTTACCTGCCTCCTTTCTTCTTGAGACACCGTTTGAAGACTCATATCACTGTGATTCACCAACTGGACAAAGCTTTGACCCGGCTGGGGATTGGCCACTTGACTGCTCAGGAAGTGAAATCG GCTTGTTATCTCCGTGGCCTGAATTCTACCCATATTGCTGAAGACAGGTGTCGAACTTGGCTGGGAGAATGGCTGCAGATTTCCTGTAGCCTGAAAG AAGCCGAACTGTCCCTTTTGCTGCACAATATGGTCCTGCTTTCCATCAACTACATTGGGACAAGGCATTGA
- the LETMD1 gene encoding LETM1 domain-containing protein 1 isoform X2 has product MTPRPSMDFISFRSSKLHLSPKADSKNLISYLVTKTKVINEKYHRFLGRHFPRFYILYTIFMKGLQMLWADAKKARRIKTNMWKHNIKFHQLSYREMEHLRQFRQDVTKCLFLGIISIPPFANYLVFLLMYLFPRQLLIRHFWTSKQQIDFLDIYHALRKQSHPEILSSLERAIPLISDAGLRWHLTELYAKIQHGIHPAITDIMALRECFSNHPLGMNQLQALQMKALSRAMLLTPYLPPFFLRHRLKTHITVIHQLDKALTRLGIGHLTAQEVKSACYLRGLNSTHIAEDRCRTWLGEWLQISCSLKEAELSLLLHNMVLLSINYIGTRH; this is encoded by the exons ATGACTCCACGACCGTCCATGGATTTCATAAGTTTCAG GTCTTCAAAGCTTCATCTCTCTCCAAAGGCAGACTCGAAGAATTTGATCTCTTATCTGGTAACCAAGACAAAAGTGATTAATGAGAAATACCATCGTTTCTTGGGTCGTCATTTCCCCCGCTTCTATATCCTGTACACAATCTTCATGAAAG GATTGCAGATGTTATGGGCTGATGCCAAAAAGGCTAGAAGAATAAAGACAAATATGTGGAAGCACAATATAAAGTTTCATCAACTTTCATATCGGGAGATGGAGCATTTGAGACAG TTCCGCCAAGACGTCACCAAGTGCCTTTTCCTGGGTATCATTTCCATTCCACCCTTTGCCAACTACCTGGTCTTCTTGCTAAT gtACCTGTTTCCCAGGCAACTACTCATCCGGCATTTCTGGACCTCAAAGCAACAAATTGATTTCTTAGATATTTATCATGCTCTCCGAAAGCAGTCCCACCCAGAAATCCTTAGTAGTTTAGAAAGGGccatccctctcatttctgatgcaGGACTCCGGTGGCATCTGACAGAGCTGTATGCCAAG ATACAGCACGGTATCCACCCAGCAATAACTGATATTATGGCTTTGAGAGAATGTTTCTCCAACCATCCTCTAGGCATGAACCAGCTCCAGGCTTTGCAAATG AAAGCTTTGAGCCGGGCCATGCTTCTCACACCTTACCTGCCTCCTTTCTTCTTGAGACACCGTTTGAAGACTCATATCACTGTGATTCACCAACTGGACAAAGCTTTGACCCGGCTGGGGATTGGCCACTTGACTGCTCAGGAAGTGAAATCG GCTTGTTATCTCCGTGGCCTGAATTCTACCCATATTGCTGAAGACAGGTGTCGAACTTGGCTGGGAGAATGGCTGCAGATTTCCTGTAGCCTGAAAG AAGCCGAACTGTCCCTTTTGCTGCACAATATGGTCCTGCTTTCCATCAACTACATTGGGACAAGGCATTGA
- the LETMD1 gene encoding LETM1 domain-containing protein 1 isoform X3 encodes MLWADAKKARRIKTNMWKHNIKFHQLSYREMEHLRQFRQDVTKCLFLGIISIPPFANYLVFLLMYLFPRQLLIRHFWTSKQQIDFLDIYHALRKQSHPEILSSLERAIPLISDAGLRWHLTELYAKIQHGIHPAITDIMALRECFSNHPLGMNQLQALQMKALSRAMLLTPYLPPFFLRHRLKTHITVIHQLDKALTRLGIGHLTAQEVKSACYLRGLNSTHIAEDRCRTWLGEWLQISCSLKEAELSLLLHNMVLLSINYIGTRH; translated from the exons ATGTTATGGGCTGATGCCAAAAAGGCTAGAAGAATAAAGACAAATATGTGGAAGCACAATATAAAGTTTCATCAACTTTCATATCGGGAGATGGAGCATTTGAGACAG TTCCGCCAAGACGTCACCAAGTGCCTTTTCCTGGGTATCATTTCCATTCCACCCTTTGCCAACTACCTGGTCTTCTTGCTAAT gtACCTGTTTCCCAGGCAACTACTCATCCGGCATTTCTGGACCTCAAAGCAACAAATTGATTTCTTAGATATTTATCATGCTCTCCGAAAGCAGTCCCACCCAGAAATCCTTAGTAGTTTAGAAAGGGccatccctctcatttctgatgcaGGACTCCGGTGGCATCTGACAGAGCTGTATGCCAAG ATACAGCACGGTATCCACCCAGCAATAACTGATATTATGGCTTTGAGAGAATGTTTCTCCAACCATCCTCTAGGCATGAACCAGCTCCAGGCTTTGCAAATG AAAGCTTTGAGCCGGGCCATGCTTCTCACACCTTACCTGCCTCCTTTCTTCTTGAGACACCGTTTGAAGACTCATATCACTGTGATTCACCAACTGGACAAAGCTTTGACCCGGCTGGGGATTGGCCACTTGACTGCTCAGGAAGTGAAATCG GCTTGTTATCTCCGTGGCCTGAATTCTACCCATATTGCTGAAGACAGGTGTCGAACTTGGCTGGGAGAATGGCTGCAGATTTCCTGTAGCCTGAAAG AAGCCGAACTGTCCCTTTTGCTGCACAATATGGTCCTGCTTTCCATCAACTACATTGGGACAAGGCATTGA
- the LETMD1 gene encoding LETM1 domain-containing protein 1 isoform X4 produces the protein MYLFPRQLLIRHFWTSKQQIDFLDIYHALRKQSHPEILSSLERAIPLISDAGLRWHLTELYAKIQHGIHPAITDIMALRECFSNHPLGMNQLQALQMKALSRAMLLTPYLPPFFLRHRLKTHITVIHQLDKALTRLGIGHLTAQEVKSACYLRGLNSTHIAEDRCRTWLGEWLQISCSLKEAELSLLLHNMVLLSINYIGTRH, from the exons AT gtACCTGTTTCCCAGGCAACTACTCATCCGGCATTTCTGGACCTCAAAGCAACAAATTGATTTCTTAGATATTTATCATGCTCTCCGAAAGCAGTCCCACCCAGAAATCCTTAGTAGTTTAGAAAGGGccatccctctcatttctgatgcaGGACTCCGGTGGCATCTGACAGAGCTGTATGCCAAG ATACAGCACGGTATCCACCCAGCAATAACTGATATTATGGCTTTGAGAGAATGTTTCTCCAACCATCCTCTAGGCATGAACCAGCTCCAGGCTTTGCAAATG AAAGCTTTGAGCCGGGCCATGCTTCTCACACCTTACCTGCCTCCTTTCTTCTTGAGACACCGTTTGAAGACTCATATCACTGTGATTCACCAACTGGACAAAGCTTTGACCCGGCTGGGGATTGGCCACTTGACTGCTCAGGAAGTGAAATCG GCTTGTTATCTCCGTGGCCTGAATTCTACCCATATTGCTGAAGACAGGTGTCGAACTTGGCTGGGAGAATGGCTGCAGATTTCCTGTAGCCTGAAAG AAGCCGAACTGTCCCTTTTGCTGCACAATATGGTCCTGCTTTCCATCAACTACATTGGGACAAGGCATTGA